The nucleotide sequence TCTTGAGCGAACCTTTACAAGATTTATCGGTCTCAAGAACCTCATTCAAATGGGGCATTCCAACCTTCGATCCTAAACACGTGACTTACGTTTGGATTGATGCCTTAACCAACTATATCAGCGGGTTGGATTTGGACGCGTCTTTAACCCCATCCGAGAAGTTTAAAAAGTATTGGCCAGCCGATATACATTTAATTGGTAAAGATATTTTAAGATTCCATACCATCTATTGGCCAATCATGTTGATGGCTTTGGGTCTAGAACTCCCTAAAACCGTCTTTGGTCACCCATGGGTCTTAATCGATAAATCCAAGATGAGCAAGTCTTTAGGCAACACATTGTATGTCGATGACATCTTAAAATTCTTTAAGAAAGACACACTCAGATATTATGTCTTACATGAGATTCCATTCGCAGCCGATGGTAACTTAACCTATGAACTGCTCATTGAACGTAACAACACAGACTTAGCCAACACCCTTGGTAACTTAGTCAACCGTACGATTGGTATGGCTAATAAATACCGTGGTGGCGTTATTAAGAAAGCGAACACGCAAAAAACTTATGAGGTTTCATTGGTGGATGCGACAGCGCACCTCTTAGATCAAGTCCGCGCTAAAATGGATGAATACCGTGTCGCTGACGCGATTGAAGAAATCATGAAAGTACTTCGACAAGCCAACAAGTTTATCGATGTAACAGAACCATGGAAACTCTTTAAAGACGAAACCGCACAAGCAGAACTCGATGGTGTCTTGTATGAATTATTGGAAACCATTCGTATCACTGCCGTGGTTTTACGTGCCTTCATCCCAGATACTGCAAATGAAATTTTAAGACAAATTAATACAACCAACCATACCTTTGAATCCATCACCACATTTGGTGGCTTTGAAGATGGTGTTAAGCTCAATCCACCTGTGGTGTTATTCGAACGTTATAACCCACAAGAGAAACTTGAAGAAATCTTAAAAGGATAACCATGAGCAACCTATTTAAGAATAACGAAAAACTCTTTCTTGAATTACGTGCTTTGTTCGCTGTGACCTTCTTTACCATCATCTATGGTATCGGGGTAAGCTGGTTTCTAGAAGCCGCAGCAGAACCGCTTTATACTGGGGGTATTCCTGGGATTGGCCAGTTGACTCGTAACGTGTTGAATTCACATTTCGGGCTCAATTTAGGCAATAGTTTCTTAGGGATATTTATCATGTTGGGTAACATCCCAATCCTGATTTTGGGTTGGTTTGGTGTTTCCAAACGATTTACCATTTACTCCATCATCTCTGTCGTGATCCAATCGACCATCTTAGGGTTTATTCCGGTGGTTAATATGGGGATTTCAGATACATTCGTGCTCGCTGTTATGGGTGGGCTATTGATTGGTGTTGGTGTCGGTGGCGCATTGAAATATGGCACATCAACCGGTGGGCTAGATATCATTGCACAATATTATTCGTTACGTCATGGCACTTCAGTCGGATTCATATCTTTAGTGCTCAATGTCGGCATCGCCTTGGTCGGTGCATTCGTCTTTGGTAGTGCGAGTGTCGCAGCATTCACCATCATTCGTATCATTGTTTCGACGATTGTCACAGATAAATTACATACAGCGTATAACTTTATGAAAGTTGAAATCATCACAGAATCGCCAGCACAACTCACGCAATTGATCTTAGAGAAAGTTTATCGTGGGGTTACATTGGCGAAAGTGGAAGGGGCTTATTCTCACAAAGAAAAGACCATGGTCATCGTCGTGATTTCGTCTTATGAGTTGACTCAAATCAGAAAATTAGTGAAAGATTTTGATCCAAAAGCCTTTATGATTACCCAACCGGTAAAAACCATACAAGGTAACTTTGCAAGAAAAACCATCGTATAAGTGGTGTTATTTTGAATCAAAACGGTGCAGTTGAAATTACTACATATTATGGTTGACAATTACCACTACTTATAGTAAGATTTATACGGTACGTTTTAAAAAAGCCCAAAATAGCCCTTATTACAACCACAATAAGGAGGAGAATTACAATGATGAAAACAACAACAATGCCCAACCCGGCGAACATCCAAAGAAAATGGTATGTCGTTGACGCGGATGGTGCAACCCTTGGTCGCTTAGCGACTCAAGTAGCAGCAATTTTAAAAGGTAAGAATAACCCATACTACGCTCCTCACGTAGACACTGGCGATAACGTTATCATTATTAATGCTGAAAAAATTCAATTAACAGGGAAGAAATGGACTGGTAAAGTCTATTATTCACACAGTGATTATGCTGGTAGCTTAAAGACAACCATGGCTAAAGATGTTATGGCTAAGTTCCCAACCAGAATGGTAGAAAAAGCAGTAGAAGGTATGTTACCGCACAACCGTTTAGGTAAGCAAATGTTTAAGAAATTATACGTTTATGCTGGTAGCGAACATCCACATGTTGCTCAACAACCAGTTAAGTTGGAGGTATTATAATCATGGCAAAAGCGGTTCAATATTTAGGCACAGGACGTCGTAAGAGTTCAGTTGCAAGAGTTATCCTAACAAGTGGTACTGGTAAGTTCGTCGTAAATGACAGACCATTCGAAGAATATATCCCTTCAGCAGCAACCCGTCTTGACGTTTTACAACCATTAGCAATTACCGAATCAGAAGGTCGTTTCGACGTTTCTGTTAACGTATATGGCGGCGGTTTAACCGGCCAAGCTGGTGCAATCCGTTTGGGTATCACCAGAGCATTGATGGAAATCAATCCTGACTTGAGAGCAACCTTAAAACCTGCTGGACTAGTCACCAGAGATCCACGTGCTAAAGAACGTAAAAAATACGGTCTTAAGAAAGCTCGTAGAGCATCACAATTCTCAAAACGTTAATTTTTATGGGCAATCTTCGGATTGCCCTTTTTTTTCTTGTAAGAAAACACCATATATCGTATAATGATATATGCGAAAGAGGGTTTTTGTATGAATAAAGTACGTGTTAGATACGCACCAAGTCCTACCGGGCTACTACATATAGGTAACGCTAGAACAGCGATTTTTAACTATTTGTTTGCGAGAAGCCATGGGGGCGATTTTTTAATTCGAATTGAAGATACTGACGTGAAGAGAAATGTCATTGGCGGTGAAGCATCACAACTAGACAACCTAAGATGGTTGGGCTTAGATTGGGATGAGTCTCCTGATAAAGGTGGCCCTTATGGTCCATACAGACAACTTGAACGTTTGGATTTATATAAAGAGTACGCAGAAAAACTATTAGACATGGGTATGGCTTACAAAGAATACAAAGAAGGTTCTAGCAAATACGCCATTCGTTTCAAAGTCCCAGCAGATAAAGAATATGTCTTTAATGACATGGTCAGAGGGACATTGAGATTCCAATCCAAAGAAGTAGAAGATTGGATCATGATTAAAGACAACGGCATTCCTACCTACAATTTCGCTGTGGTTATCGATGACCACTTTATGAAGATTACCCACATTTTAAGAGGGGAAGAACACATTACCAATACCCCAAAACAAATGATGGTGTATGAAGCATTTGGTTGGGAAATTCCGACGTTTGGTCACATGACCATCATCGTGAATGAGAAGAAAAAGAAATTGTCCAAACGTGACCAATCGATTGTTCAATTCATCTCTCAATACCGTGAACTCGGTTATTTACCAGAAGCGATGATGAACTTCATCGCACTTCTTGGATGGAGCCCTGCAGTTAACCAAGAAATCTTATCCAAAGAAGAAATCATCCATCATTTTGATTCTTCTAGACTATCGAAAGCACCTGCCATGTTTGATGTGGTAAAACTCGCCTATATCAACAAAGAATATGTGAAGAAAATGTCTCATGAAGCGTTCGTTGAATTGTGTAAACCACACCTAGAAAAAGCAGGCATTGATGTGTCAAATCCAGTTTGGGTATCCGATCTTTGCAGTCTATTGCACGAAAGAACGGCTTACGGCGCACAAATCGTCGAATTACATAACGAATTTTTCCATGGTTCATTTGAATATGAAACAGAAGCGCTTGACTTCTTAAAATCAGAAGACACCTTACCAGTCATCAAAGCATTCAGACGCCAATTATCCATGAGCAGCTTCAACGCAGATGACATCAAAGAATCGATTAAAGATGTGGGCAAACGTTTAAATGTCAAAGGCAAATCCTTGTTTATGCCTTGTAGAATCGCGACCACAGGCGCGATGCATGGACCAGATTTACCTAAATCCTTATCCCTTTTAGGTAAAGAAGTCGCGTTGAGCCGTATCGACAAAACTATAGAAAAATTGGAGAATAAAGCATGAAAAAATTTCTGACATTAATCGCATTTGTTCTAACTTTAGTTTTACTAGCCGGTTGTAATGCCAAATCAGACGTGAAGATTTCCATCAAAAATGTCACACCAGCAAGAACCACCATTTATATGGAGTTTGATGTGGTTGACCCGAAAGAAGAAATCACCGAAGATGGGATTACTGTGGTCTTATATTACTTAGGTAATGAAGTCACTCGTAAGGCACCAACCTATGCTAATGATTTGACATCGATTATTTTTGAAGGCTTATCTGTTGGTTACAAATACACATTCAGTGTGTTCGCAACCTATGGTGGGAAAGCCCATAAGATGGCTTCCGGTGAAGCAACCACAACCACAGAAGGTGGTAGTGCAACCGAACCGAAACTCATTTCAACCATTCAAGATTTCCTCAACATTCCTAACGATTTAACGGCGTTCTATCGCTTAGAAAATGACTTGGATTTTGAAGACGCAGCATTCCAAAACCCATTTGGTTCAAAACAATTCGCAGGGACTTTTGATGGTAATAATAAAACCATTAAAAACTTGAAAATGGATTTAACCACCACCTATATCGGCTTGTTTGGATATAACCGTGGCACCATTAAGAATTTAACCGTTGAAAATGTCATTGTCGATTTTAAAACCAGCACCCAAAATATCGGGATCATCGCTGGTAAAAATGCCGGTCTCATTGAAAACGTTACTTTAAAGAATTCCAGCATCGCGGCTGCGTTCTCTAGAACCGGCCAAATCTATATTGGCGGGATTACCGGTTTATCAGAAACGGGTGGTAAACTCACCGATATCACCATTGAAAATGTCGATTTAAACTTAGCCATCACAGGTCGTACAGAACCACACGCAGGTCTCTTAGTCGGTAGAGCACAAGCGACCCAAGTGACCGATGTGAGCGCGACTGGTTCGATTGTGGTAACCGCTCAAGACGTTACCAACGTTGGTGGTTTAATCGGTAAGATTGAAAACGTGGGTTTGAGTGGTTCATCCATTACAAACGCCAGCGCAGATGTTGAAATAGAAGTCTCAGTAGACATCACCACGACGACCACAAACGATACCGCACAAGCCATTTATATTGGTGGTTTATTAGGCACATCGATTGGAACAAACGTCAATAGCGTTTATGCGAAAGGTCAAATCGATTTATTGAAAGCGTCAAATACCTCTACCAATGACCGAAATGACGATGAGTTATCGGTTGGTGGGTTGGTTGGTTTCACCACATCAGGTATCATCAATGCCTACGCAAATGTGGACATTGTTGTCGGTAGTTCAACCGAAGTAACCATCGTATCATTCGATAGAATGTTTGTAGGTGGATTAGCCGGCATCCAATTGGGTGGCGAACGCTTAGAAAAAGCAGCGTATTTGATGGGCACCATCATGGTTTATCCAGGCGAGAATACAACGTTACAAGCGTCTAAAGTGGTTGGTAACATGAACCCTACCAAGTCGGTTACCGTTGATTCCGCTGTCTTAACCATTGGTTCAGATGTGATTGTTGGACGTGTTGTTAATGTCTATGGCGATACCCCAAGTAGCACACCAAGTGCTGTTGAAGCCGTGACTTATGCAAGCTTACAAACCTATTTCACCAGCAGCTTCATTTTAGAAACCTTAATTTTCAGTGAATAAATAAGATCAATGTTACGACCAAACTCGTAACATTTTTTCTTTCCAAAAAGCCCCTCTTTAAAAATATATAAATAGATTTATATATTTGATGACTTGCATAAAAAAAACAATCCGCTATAATGACATCAAGAGGTGATTTGTCATGAGAATATCCAAGACCGGGTTTACCAACATCATTCGCTGTAGTCGTTATGGCGCACTCGAAGAAATTTACCGTAAAAAAGGTGAAGCCATTGTTACATTTTCTGAAGACATGGATGATTTGATGACCGCTGAAAATGGAATCAAAAGAGATGAACTATTAAACGATATGTATGAAGGTGATGAAGACCTCATCATGAAGGATGACCCACAACTCAACGTGATGATGCCATTCTATAACGCCATTGAAGGCTTAACTGCACAAGCGGTTAGAGCTCATTTTAGCGGTTCTTTTCAATTCAATATGCTCGATACCTACAAACAAAAACGATTTGAAATGGAAAAAGATGGGTATCACTTTTACTGTTTCTTAGACGGCTTCTTACAACAAGAAGATGGGTTCAAAATCTTCGAAACCAAAGCGACCACATCGCGTAAATACATCGATATGACCCATGATAAAGAGTCGATGTTCGCCTTTTCACCCGATGGGATCCTCATGCTGACCAAAGACTTGGGTTTTCCAACCGATGAAAAGTACGACAAGAAACTTCAAAAACTCTATGACCGTTATTCCGATGAAGGTCGATATGTGTATGACTTAGCGTTCCAACGATATGTCATCGAACACAGTAAAGACGCACCTACAGGCAAACAAGGGTACTACTTAGCTGTGTTAAACAAAGACTACATTTTCGATGGTAAATACGATGAAAACAACAAACCAGTGTATGGCTCAGACATCATTGTTTTGGTAGATTTCACCAGCATTACAGAACGCTATATGCCCATCATTGAAGCGGATATGAATACCGTCATAAGCTATTTAAACCATATGAATGCGAACCCGGTAGATATCGGTAAACACTGTCAACGTAAAGACCGAAAACAATGTCAATTTTACAATATATGTTGGTCCAAAGTCCCTGAGAAGAATAGCATTCTTACCTACCTCAATAATCATAATGGATTTACCGACGAATACGGTGAAAAAAGAGACCGTTTTGAGCTGATTAATGAAGGGATAGTCAATGCCTTAGACATCCCTGAATCGTGGCTAAAACGGGAAAATAACGTCATTCAAAGACGTGTCATTGAATCACATGAGCCGTATTATAATTTTAGAAAAATCAGAGAAGGTATTCTAGAGCTCAGGTACCCGATTTATCATCTAGACTTTGAATCATTCCCTTGTCCATTACCACGATTTAAAGGGGAAGGTCCTTACATGCAATCCCTATTTCAATTCTCGATTCACGTCGAACATGAACCCAATGTATGTGATAAAAATGAAGACAACTATTCGTTTTTAGCTAGCGACCACAGTGACCAAAGAGAGGCTTTGATTCAAGCGATGATCGATGTCATCAAACCCGATGGTGGTTCTGTTCTGGTCTACAATATCGCATTTGAAAAAACCCGCATTCATGAGCTAGCAAGGCTCTTTCCAGCTTACAAAGATCGCTTGATTGACATCGCTGACCGGTTATTCGATTTAATGGATATTGTTAAAGGCAATACCAAACTATACAAGAACTTAGGCTATGACGAAGAAGAAGCGAAGAAAATCAATTACTATCACAATGATTTAAATGGCTCTTATTCGATTAAAAAAGTCCTACCATTGTTCTCAAACTTAACCTACAAGGGCATGCCTGTAGCGAATGGTAATGACGCGATTGTTCAGTATGCGCAATTACCTTTATATGACCCGCAAACCAAGGAAAGGGTCCGAAGAGACATGCTCGAATACTGTAAACAAGATACGTGGGCCATGGTCGAAATCTTACAACAATTACGGACGATTGCTTCCGTTAGGTAATCCCTATATAAAGGGATTGTCTAATGATTTGTAAGGGTCAATGCTTGTAATTATTTACATTTTCTACTATAATTTATCTAATGAGGTGAAACCTTGAATATATATAACTCGCTTTCGGGTAAAGAAGAAGTCTTTACACCCGAAAAACCCAATCAAATTTCCATGTATGTGTGCGGTCCAACCGTATACAACTATATTCATATCGGCAACGCAAGACCTGTTGTCTTTTTCGATGTTGTTAAACGCTATTTTACATACTTAGGCTATAAAGTGACCTATGTTTCTAACATTACCGATGTTGATGACAAAATCATCGATGAGGCACAAAAGTTAAACATCGATGAAAAAGTATTAACACAAACCTTCACTGAAGCGTTCATTAAAGATACACTTGCGCTTGGCAGTGACTTACCAGATTTGATGCCTAAGGCTACTAACTACATCACAGACATGATTTTTTACATCAATGATTTGATTGAAAAAGGTTATGCCTACCATAATGGTGATTCCGTATACTTCCGTGTTCAAAAAATCGGAAATTATGGTGCTTTATCGAAACAGATCTTAGAAAACCTCAACGTTGGTGCGAGAATCGATGTCGATAGTCAAAAAGAAACCCCGTTTGATTTTACCTTATGGAAACAAACCAATGTGGGGGTAGCTTTTGAGTCCCCATGGGGTAAAGGTAGACCAGGTTGGCATACCGAATGTGCCGTGATGAACCATTCGATTTTTAACCATAAAATCGACATCCACGGTGGTGGCTCGGATTTAAAATTCCCACACCATGAAAACGAAATGGCACAAAGTTGTGCTCATGATAACCATGAATTAGCCAATACTTGGATGCATGTCGGTAGGCTCGATTTTGGCAATGAAAAGATGAGTAAATCGATTGGTAACATCATTTTAGTGAAGGATTTACTAGAAAATTATGAGTACCAATCCTTTAGATTACTGTTGTTATCACATCACTACCGTCAACCCATCAATTATTCAGATGACTTGATGAAACAATTTGATAACGAGTGGCAACGCATCAAACGTGCCATGAAACAAGCGTTTGTCGATATTTCTATCCAACGCTATAACACCATTGAAGTTCATTTGGATGCGTTAGAAAAATTCCGTCAAGCGATGGAAGATGATTTCAATATATCGAATGTCATGACGGTGGTTTATGAATCACTGAAAGCCATGAACCGCTCGAAAGAAGTCAAAGAAATTGCGAGATATTACCATACCATTTCATTGATTTTATCTGTATTGGGCATCAAGTTGGATTTGATGCCACTATCGGATGAACAAATCGAACGTTACCAAGCGTGGCAACAAGCACGAGCAGAAAAACGTTATAGTGACGCGGATCGAATCCGTATGGAACTCGTTGAATTGGGATTGCTGTAATGGAAGCTCATTTAATCAACGGGGTTGCTTTAGCGTATATTGGGGATGCATACTACGAATTACGCATTCGAAAACATTTATTATCCCTTGGCATCACCAAGGTCAACGAATTACATAAATCAGCCATCAAATTTACTGCAGGTGCCGTTCAAGCAACCTTGATGGATGCGTTCATTGAACGTGAATTACTCACAGAAACCGAAATTAGCTATTTTAAAAAAGGTCGTAATGCCTCTGGACCAGGTCGAAAAAACATCGACATGGCGACCTACCATAAATCCACAGGATTTGAATCCATGATGGGGTATTTATACTTAACAGACATTGCGCGTTGTGACGCGCTGATAGACCAAGCCATACAAATTTTGACAGAAAAGGTGTGATTCCATTGGAAGACATTAAACCGATTAAAAAGTCTAAAAAGGAACTGAAAAATGTGGTAGAGATTGAGCGTATCAACCCTGAAATTGAACAAGGGTTAACGTATCAACAAGTCGAAGAACGCATTTTGGCAGGCTTATCCAATAAAGTCTCGTCAGGTTCGACCAAAACTGTACCATCCATCGTAATTTCGAACATCATGACGTTGTTCAACCTCATGAATATTGGGATTGCTACATGGTTAATCACTGTAGGTGCTTTTAAGGACCTGTTTTTCATTGTGATTGTTTCGTTAAACGTCGGCATTGGGATTTTCCAAGAAATCAGAGCGAAGAAAACCATCGATAAATTATCGTTGTTATCCGCTCCAACCGGTGTGGTTATCCGCGATGGTGAAGAACAAGAAATCATGATTTCTGATTTGGTTATAGATGATTTAATGAAACTAGCCACCGGTAAACAGATCAGTGCCGATTCTGTGGTTAGAGAAGGTCAAATTGAAGTCAATGAGTCCTTACTGACTGGTGAGTCCGATCCAATTGTTAAAAAAGTTGGGGATGAGCTATTCTCAGGATCATTCGTAGTTTCAGGACACTGTGTCGCACAAGTAACGAAAATCGGTAAAGAGTCTTACATTGAAAATCTTGCAAAACAAGCAAAGAAATACCGTAAACCAAAATCCGACCTATTGAAGTCGTTGAGAAATATCATTCGTACCGTTGGGTTCTTAATTATCCCAATCGGTGGAACCTTATTCTACATGCAAATCCATGGTGGCGCTGCCTACAATGACGCGGTTAGAGGCGTCGCGGGCGCCGTCATAGGTATGATTCCTTCGGGATTGTTCCTATTAACCTCCGTAACCTTAGCGGTTGGGGTCTTAAGACTCGCTCAAAACAACACCTTGGTTCAAGAGTTGTATTGTATTGAAATGCTCGCTCGTATCGATACCCTCTGTTTAGACAAAACCGGTACCATCACCGATGGCACTATGGCGGTTAAGTCGGTCATTGAATATGTCAATCCTTCAGGGTTGCCAATCAAAAAAGCAATCCCAACCATGATGGCGTCACTGGAAGAAAAGAACTTAACCTCAGAAGCCCTTGAACAAAAATTTGGTACGACAAAACGCATTAAAACCAAAGCAGTGATTCCATTCTCAAGTGCACGTAAACTCTCAGCAGTTGAATTTGAAAAATATGGCACATTCGCCTTAGGTGCACCTGAATTTGTCTTAAAAAAGGATGCTTATGCAGATGTCGCAGCTGACGTGGAAAAGAACGCCAAAGAAGGCTATCGCGTCATTGCGATTGCCCATTCGGCTCAATCCATCGATGGCGATAAACTCCCATCAGATATCAAAGCGATTGGTCTAGTGGTCATTGAAGATACCATTCGCCCTGACGCGATTGTTACCATTGAATATTTTAAAACCCACAATGTGGACGTGAAGGTCATCTCCGGGGATAACCCAATGACGGTCGCACACATTTCTAAACGTGCCGGTATTGAAGATGCCGACAAGTTCATCAGTTTAGAGGGTGTTTCGGATAAAGATGTCATTCGTTATGCGGATAAATATACAGTCTTTGGTCGTGTATCGCCAACCCAAAAGAAATTATTAATCGAATCCCTAAAACGCAGCGGTCGAACCGTCGCCATGACCGGTGATGGTGTTAACGATATTTTAGCCCTTAAAGAAGCCGATACATCCATCGCGATGGCGTCCGGTTCTGAAGCGGCTCGTAACGTATCACACTTGGTTTTGATGGACTCGAATTTCTCATCCATGCCTAAAGTCGTGAATGAAGGCCGTAGGGTCATCAACAACGTTCAAAGGGTTGCCATCTTGTTCTTAACCAAAACCATTTTCTCATTCATGTTATCGATGGTTGCGATTCTATCGAGAGGTATTTATCCGATTACCCCATCACAATTATCGATGATCGACTTCCTCGTTATTGGTCTACCATCGTTCTTCTTAGCGTTAGAACCAAACACCAACCAAGTCAAAGGTCGTTTCTTACTCAACGTCTTGAAGCGCGCATTACCTGGTGCACTGGTGGTAGTCATCAACGTTTTAATCATCTTCGCACTAACGCCGATCTTACAAATCGATAAGACCCAATCATCAACCCTTATTGTCATCTCTGCCACCTTTACAGCGATGATGGTATTGTTACGTGTTTTAAAACCGATGAACATGGTTCGTACGATTTTATTTGGCGTGATGTTTACAGCGTTTATCGCAGCGACGATTTTCGCCCCTGATTTCTTTGAATTCAATTCCTTCTTTAGGGATTATTATTCATCTTCAACAGGCGCACTCGTGCCAAGATTACCAGTTGAACACATATTGTTATTGATTGTTTTGGTTCAAACCGCTTATCCAGCGATGGGCATCATCGCGAACATTCCAGGATACATTTCCAAAGCCATCAAGTTTGTTTTGATGAAATTATCCAGCATTTAAAAAAGTAATTTTTCTTGGAGAGAGGGTATATATCATATGATTATCTATGGAAAAAACACAGTTAAAGAGGCCATTCTCGCCAAAAGACCCATCTATCAAGTATGGATTGATGAAAAGAAAACAGATTTCAAATGGGTGCCTTTTTTGAATGAGCATCACATTAAATACCAATTGGTTTCCAAACACCAATTGAATGAAAAAACCGACAATCAAAACCATCAAGGGATTGTTGCGGATGTAAAACCTTATGACTATGCAGACTTAAATGTCTTGTTTGACGGTCAAAAGAAAAAGGTTTTAATCCTCGATCAAATTGAAGACCCACATAACTTAGGTGCTATTTTAAGAAGCGTTGAAGCGACTAAAATTGATGCTGTGATTTTGCCTAAAAATCGTAGCGTCGATATTACTGGCACGGTTGCGAAAACCGCTGTTGGGGCTTTAGAATATACCACCATCATCCAAGTAACCAACCTCACTCAAACCATTGAGAAACTCAAACAACATGGCTTTTGGGTCGTTGGTACCGATATGGTCGCTGAAAAAACCTACAAAGACATCGACACCTCTACCTCAGTAGCGGTGGTGATTGGCAATGAGGGTGAAGGTATATCTCGTTTGGTTAAACAATCATGTGACTATTTGGTCACCATCCCGATGATAGGGAAAGTTAACTCATTGAATGCCAGTGTTGCCGCGGCACTGATATTATACAAACTTGCAGATCTTTAGGAGGATTCATGTCATACAAAGCCTACAATGATTACGAACTCATTTATATGGTTCAAGATCAACAGGACATGATGGCTTTAGACATACTATTTACGAAGTACGACAAGTTTATACACAAGAAAATCAGTCAGTTTTATGTGTTTGATAGTGAGCGTGAAGATTTCTATCAAGAAGGATTGATCAGCCTTCATAAGGCGATTTTGTCCTTTAAAGACACGTACAACAAAACGTTCATGCGGTATTTTGAAACCGTTCTAGAGCGTAAATTCATCAATTTAAATCAGAAACGAAAAAGGTATCAACAAGAGATGGATAACCTCGTCAATGAAGCGAGGTATATGCCCATTTGTGTGGAAGAACAGCCTAGTGAACACTATTGTAAACAGGTATTCAAATCGGCATTAGAAGAAGCCATCTACGATGCTTATTTCAAAGAAAACCAAAAGATACCCTCGATTGCGAGAACGTATCAACTCGACCCAAAGCAAGTTTATAACGCTATTTATCGGATTAAGAAAAAGCTAACACAAACACCCTAAATGGTGTATAATATATTGACTAAGGTGATGTGTCATGTTAAAATACATGTGCACTAACCACAGAGGTGGTTTTTTTATGCGAGAAAAAGTGATTTTAATTTGTGAGGAATGTTTAAATCGTAATTACCAAACGACCAAGAATAAAGCCGTTCAAAAAGAGCGTCTTGAAATCAA is from Paracholeplasma manati and encodes:
- the metG gene encoding methionine--tRNA ligase; amino-acid sequence: MKKPFYISTAIAYASAIPHVGNVYEAILADAIARFKRLDGYDVYFQTGTDEHGQKIESRAAGKGMDPQSYTDLISGEIKRIYAAVGVEYDHFIRTTDENHRQVVQTIFKKLYDQGDIYLGKYAGWYSVSEESFISEKDIVDGKGPNGDTLVWTEEETFFFDLKKYQARLVEHIQNHPEFIAPDSRKNEMLNNFLSEPLQDLSVSRTSFKWGIPTFDPKHVTYVWIDALTNYISGLDLDASLTPSEKFKKYWPADIHLIGKDILRFHTIYWPIMLMALGLELPKTVFGHPWVLIDKSKMSKSLGNTLYVDDILKFFKKDTLRYYVLHEIPFAADGNLTYELLIERNNTDLANTLGNLVNRTIGMANKYRGGVIKKANTQKTYEVSLVDATAHLLDQVRAKMDEYRVADAIEEIMKVLRQANKFIDVTEPWKLFKDETAQAELDGVLYELLETIRITAVVLRAFIPDTANEILRQINTTNHTFESITTFGGFEDGVKLNPPVVLFERYNPQEKLEEILKG
- a CDS encoding YitT family protein, with the translated sequence MSNLFKNNEKLFLELRALFAVTFFTIIYGIGVSWFLEAAAEPLYTGGIPGIGQLTRNVLNSHFGLNLGNSFLGIFIMLGNIPILILGWFGVSKRFTIYSIISVVIQSTILGFIPVVNMGISDTFVLAVMGGLLIGVGVGGALKYGTSTGGLDIIAQYYSLRHGTSVGFISLVLNVGIALVGAFVFGSASVAAFTIIRIIVSTIVTDKLHTAYNFMKVEIITESPAQLTQLILEKVYRGVTLAKVEGAYSHKEKTMVIVVISSYELTQIRKLVKDFDPKAFMITQPVKTIQGNFARKTIV
- the rplM gene encoding 50S ribosomal protein L13, which gives rise to MKTTTMPNPANIQRKWYVVDADGATLGRLATQVAAILKGKNNPYYAPHVDTGDNVIIINAEKIQLTGKKWTGKVYYSHSDYAGSLKTTMAKDVMAKFPTRMVEKAVEGMLPHNRLGKQMFKKLYVYAGSEHPHVAQQPVKLEVL
- the rpsI gene encoding 30S ribosomal protein S9, with product MAKAVQYLGTGRRKSSVARVILTSGTGKFVVNDRPFEEYIPSAATRLDVLQPLAITESEGRFDVSVNVYGGGLTGQAGAIRLGITRALMEINPDLRATLKPAGLVTRDPRAKERKKYGLKKARRASQFSKR
- the gltX gene encoding glutamate--tRNA ligase, with protein sequence MNKVRVRYAPSPTGLLHIGNARTAIFNYLFARSHGGDFLIRIEDTDVKRNVIGGEASQLDNLRWLGLDWDESPDKGGPYGPYRQLERLDLYKEYAEKLLDMGMAYKEYKEGSSKYAIRFKVPADKEYVFNDMVRGTLRFQSKEVEDWIMIKDNGIPTYNFAVVIDDHFMKITHILRGEEHITNTPKQMMVYEAFGWEIPTFGHMTIIVNEKKKKLSKRDQSIVQFISQYRELGYLPEAMMNFIALLGWSPAVNQEILSKEEIIHHFDSSRLSKAPAMFDVVKLAYINKEYVKKMSHEAFVELCKPHLEKAGIDVSNPVWVSDLCSLLHERTAYGAQIVELHNEFFHGSFEYETEALDFLKSEDTLPVIKAFRRQLSMSSFNADDIKESIKDVGKRLNVKGKSLFMPCRIATTGAMHGPDLPKSLSLLGKEVALSRIDKTIEKLENKA
- a CDS encoding DUF2779 domain-containing protein, with the translated sequence MRISKTGFTNIIRCSRYGALEEIYRKKGEAIVTFSEDMDDLMTAENGIKRDELLNDMYEGDEDLIMKDDPQLNVMMPFYNAIEGLTAQAVRAHFSGSFQFNMLDTYKQKRFEMEKDGYHFYCFLDGFLQQEDGFKIFETKATTSRKYIDMTHDKESMFAFSPDGILMLTKDLGFPTDEKYDKKLQKLYDRYSDEGRYVYDLAFQRYVIEHSKDAPTGKQGYYLAVLNKDYIFDGKYDENNKPVYGSDIIVLVDFTSITERYMPIIEADMNTVISYLNHMNANPVDIGKHCQRKDRKQCQFYNICWSKVPEKNSILTYLNNHNGFTDEYGEKRDRFELINEGIVNALDIPESWLKRENNVIQRRVIESHEPYYNFRKIREGILELRYPIYHLDFESFPCPLPRFKGEGPYMQSLFQFSIHVEHEPNVCDKNEDNYSFLASDHSDQREALIQAMIDVIKPDGGSVLVYNIAFEKTRIHELARLFPAYKDRLIDIADRLFDLMDIVKGNTKLYKNLGYDEEEAKKINYYHNDLNGSYSIKKVLPLFSNLTYKGMPVANGNDAIVQYAQLPLYDPQTKERVRRDMLEYCKQDTWAMVEILQQLRTIASVR